A single window of Malus sylvestris chromosome 5, drMalSylv7.2, whole genome shotgun sequence DNA harbors:
- the LOC126621837 gene encoding uncharacterized GPI-anchored protein At1g61900-like isoform X2 has protein sequence MVFLRLTAHIFILFLSLHICCCSTLDYLKDPVLSIKQEDSMLPLISPTATPQPFLPLLAPSPLAPYTNTTVPKLSGLCRLNFSVAESLMSVTSIDCWSVFAPLLANVMCCPQLEATLTILVGQSSKETNVLALNGTTAKHCLSDIEQILVGQGANDSLAQICSVHSSNLTDASCPVFDVNEFEDTVDTSKLLAACEKIDPVKECCAQTCENAILEAATRIASKASDLLSTDGAHDLLPDRLSKVNDCKNIVLRWLASKLSPSRAKEVLRGLSNCKINKACPLVFPDMKHVAMGCGNGISNRTACCTAMESYVAHLQKQSLITNLQALDCAASLGMKLRKSNIIEDVYSLCRISLKDFSLQVGNQVSGCLLPSLPSDAAFDSSGVSFLCDLNDNIPAPWPTSQGAASSCSKNVKIPALPAAASAGNGLYHDNVMLSLLLASGMVLMMLL, from the exons ATGGTTTTTCTGAGGCTCACTGCCCACATCTTTATCCTGTTCCTAA GTCTCCATATATGTTGTTGCAGCACGTTAGATTATCTTAAAGATCCAGTCTTGTCGATTAAGCAAGAAGATTCTATGTTACCATTGATATCTCCTACAGCGACTCCTCAGccctttcttccccttcttgcTCCTTCACCATTGGCACCATATACTAATACCACCGTCCCAAAATTATCAG GACTCTGTAGACTAAACTTCAGTGTTGCTGAGAGTTTGATGAGTGTGACCTCAATTGATTGCTGGTCTGTTTTTGCACCATTACTGGCTAATGTAATGTGTTGTCCACAGTTGGAAGCCACTCTCACAATTCTTGTTGGTCAATCCAGTAAAGAAACCAATGTTCTTGCTTTAAATGGAACGACTGCTAAACACTGTCTATCAGATATTGAACAGATTTTGGTGGGCCAGGGTGCAAATGACAGTCTTGCACAAATATGCTCGGTTCATTCATCAAATCTGACTGATGCATCTTGCCCAGTTTTTGATGTTAATGAGTTTGAGGATACAGTTGATACTTCAAAGTTGCTTGCCGCTTGTGAGAAGATTGATCCTGTGAAAGAATGTTGCGCTCAAACTTGTGAGAATGCCATATTAGAGGCTGCTACAAGGATTGCATCGAAAGCTTCTGATCTTTTGAGCACAGATGGTGCTCATGATCTCTTACCGGATCGATTAAGTAAAGTCAATGACTGCAAAAATATTGTCCTCCGGTGGCTGGCAAGTAAACTCAGTCCTTCTCGTGCCAAGGAAGTTCTAAGGGGACTATCTAATTGCAAGATTAACAAGG CTTGCCCCCTGGTTTTCCCTGACATGAAGCATGTTGCAATGGGTTGTGGGAATGGGATAAGTAACCGGACTGCATGTTGTACTGCCATGGAGAGCTATGTGGCCCACTTGCAAAAGCAGAGTCTCATAACCAACTTGCAAGCTTTGGATTGTGCTGCATCACTGGGAATGAAGTTAAGAAAGTCAAATATTATCGAAGATGTGTATAGCCTATGTCGTATAAGCCTCAAGGATTTCTCTCTTCAAG TTGGAAATCAAG TGTCTGGATGTCTTTTGCCGAGCCTGCCTTCCGATGCAGCATTTGACAGTTCAGGAGTCAGCTTCCTTTGTGATTTGAATGATAACATTCCAGCTCCATGGCCCACCTCTCAAGGGGCAGCGTCCTCGTGCAGTAAAA ATGTCAAGATTCCTGCACTTCCTGCAGCAGCATCTGCTGGAAATG
- the LOC126622970 gene encoding uncharacterized protein LOC126622970, translated as MVWAGDDNWIDVSQLQPNDKSAHNPEKHRLLGELRSYSSSGASTSSFSTSTSSIGGDQVKIKISKKELEELVVKGGGNMQGLSSVEQLLTWVMINGRDGHDLYYDGRDEMDRQRPWRPVLQSIPEVN; from the coding sequence ATGGTATGGGCCGGAGACGACAACTGGATTGACGTTTCTCAGCTTCAGCCTAATGATAAAAGTGCACACAACCCAGAAAAACATAGGCTTCTTGGTGAGTTAAGATCATATTCATCATCTGGAGCTTCAACATCTTCATTTTCTACAAGTACTAGTAGTATTGGAGGAGATCAAGTGAAGATCAAGATTAGTAAGAAAGAGCTGGAGGAGTTGGTGGTTAAAGGAGGAGGAAACATGCAGGGTCTTTCGTCTGTGGAACAGCTATTAACTTGGGTCATGATCAACGGCCGTGATGGTCACGATCTGTACTATGATGGTCGTGATGAGATGGACCGTCAACGGCCCTGGAGGCCTGTTCTCCAAAGTATTCCggaagttaattaa
- the LOC126621837 gene encoding uncharacterized GPI-anchored protein At1g61900-like isoform X1, whose product MVFLRLTAHIFILFLSLHICCCSTLDYLKDPVLSIKQEDSMLPLISPTATPQPFLPLLAPSPLAPYTNTTVPKLSGLCRLNFSVAESLMSVTSIDCWSVFAPLLANVMCCPQLEATLTILVGQSSKETNVLALNGTTAKHCLSDIEQILVGQGANDSLAQICSVHSSNLTDASCPVFDVNEFEDTVDTSKLLAACEKIDPVKECCAQTCENAILEAATRIASKASDLLSTDGAHDLLPDRLSKVNDCKNIVLRWLASKLSPSRAKEVLRGLSNCKINKACPLVFPDMKHVAMGCGNGISNRTACCTAMESYVAHLQKQSLITNLQALDCAASLGMKLRKSNIIEDVYSLCRISLKDFSLQVGNQVSGCLLPSLPSDAAFDSSGVSFLCDLNDNIPAPWPTSQGAASSCSKNVKIPALPAAASAGNGLYHDNVMLSLLLASGTVLMMLL is encoded by the exons ATGGTTTTTCTGAGGCTCACTGCCCACATCTTTATCCTGTTCCTAA GTCTCCATATATGTTGTTGCAGCACGTTAGATTATCTTAAAGATCCAGTCTTGTCGATTAAGCAAGAAGATTCTATGTTACCATTGATATCTCCTACAGCGACTCCTCAGccctttcttccccttcttgcTCCTTCACCATTGGCACCATATACTAATACCACCGTCCCAAAATTATCAG GACTCTGTAGACTAAACTTCAGTGTTGCTGAGAGTTTGATGAGTGTGACCTCAATTGATTGCTGGTCTGTTTTTGCACCATTACTGGCTAATGTAATGTGTTGTCCACAGTTGGAAGCCACTCTCACAATTCTTGTTGGTCAATCCAGTAAAGAAACCAATGTTCTTGCTTTAAATGGAACGACTGCTAAACACTGTCTATCAGATATTGAACAGATTTTGGTGGGCCAGGGTGCAAATGACAGTCTTGCACAAATATGCTCGGTTCATTCATCAAATCTGACTGATGCATCTTGCCCAGTTTTTGATGTTAATGAGTTTGAGGATACAGTTGATACTTCAAAGTTGCTTGCCGCTTGTGAGAAGATTGATCCTGTGAAAGAATGTTGCGCTCAAACTTGTGAGAATGCCATATTAGAGGCTGCTACAAGGATTGCATCGAAAGCTTCTGATCTTTTGAGCACAGATGGTGCTCATGATCTCTTACCGGATCGATTAAGTAAAGTCAATGACTGCAAAAATATTGTCCTCCGGTGGCTGGCAAGTAAACTCAGTCCTTCTCGTGCCAAGGAAGTTCTAAGGGGACTATCTAATTGCAAGATTAACAAGG CTTGCCCCCTGGTTTTCCCTGACATGAAGCATGTTGCAATGGGTTGTGGGAATGGGATAAGTAACCGGACTGCATGTTGTACTGCCATGGAGAGCTATGTGGCCCACTTGCAAAAGCAGAGTCTCATAACCAACTTGCAAGCTTTGGATTGTGCTGCATCACTGGGAATGAAGTTAAGAAAGTCAAATATTATCGAAGATGTGTATAGCCTATGTCGTATAAGCCTCAAGGATTTCTCTCTTCAAG TTGGAAATCAAG TGTCTGGATGTCTTTTGCCGAGCCTGCCTTCCGATGCAGCATTTGACAGTTCAGGAGTCAGCTTCCTTTGTGATTTGAATGATAACATTCCAGCTCCATGGCCCACCTCTCAAGGGGCAGCGTCCTCGTGCAGTAAAA ATGTCAAGATTCCTGCACTTCCTGCAGCAGCATCTGCTGGAAATG GTCTGTACCATGATAATGTGATGCTTTCTCTACTCCTTGCTTCCGGGACGGTCCTTATGATGCTTCTGTAA